A single Thermaerobacter sp. FW80 DNA region contains:
- the mgtE gene encoding magnesium transporter, whose product MQAAEQARDIATILQGEGERAALQRLVRLQPFDRAEVLARLEPAERLRLVRAMPTPLAAETLEYLEPELQYRILDHLDEPLAAALLQAMSSDTVVDLLLALHPLQAARLKAWLPPAYRERIDTLMTFPEDTAGSLATIEYIAAREGWMVQQALDHVRKVGHDAEVVSYVYVVDARGRLVRVASLRELILADPRAPLADVGRADVIAVRATAAREEAARLLTRYDFVALPVVDDQNRLLGIITVDDIIDVIHREATEDIQRLGGSVPLAESYFKTPVPVLFRKRVGWLLTLFVAGAYTSTVLRHFEDLLSRVVGLTFFIPLLIGTGGNTGSQTVSTLVRALAVGEVAFRDLGRVLAREVATGALLGAAMAVAAYIRALTLGVGPQLGPVVAVTALFIVVWASMVAAILPLLLHRLRVDPAVVSGPFISTLVDGTGLFLYFTVARVMLHLP is encoded by the coding sequence GTGCAGGCCGCCGAGCAGGCCCGCGACATCGCGACCATCCTCCAGGGCGAGGGCGAACGGGCGGCCCTCCAACGGCTGGTCCGGCTGCAGCCCTTCGACCGGGCGGAGGTGCTGGCGCGCCTCGAACCCGCGGAGCGCCTGCGCCTGGTCCGCGCCATGCCGACCCCCCTCGCCGCCGAGACCCTGGAGTACCTCGAGCCCGAGCTGCAATATCGCATTCTCGACCACCTGGACGAGCCCCTGGCGGCGGCGCTCCTCCAGGCGATGTCCAGCGACACGGTGGTCGACCTGCTGCTGGCCCTGCACCCCCTGCAGGCGGCGCGCCTCAAGGCGTGGCTGCCGCCGGCGTACCGGGAGCGGATCGACACGCTGATGACGTTCCCGGAGGACACCGCCGGCAGCCTGGCCACCATCGAGTACATCGCCGCCCGGGAGGGGTGGATGGTCCAGCAGGCCCTGGACCACGTGCGCAAGGTCGGCCACGACGCCGAGGTGGTCTCCTACGTGTACGTGGTCGACGCCCGGGGCCGGCTGGTGCGCGTGGCGTCCTTGCGCGAGCTGATCCTGGCCGACCCGCGGGCACCGCTGGCCGACGTGGGCCGGGCGGACGTCATCGCCGTGCGCGCCACCGCGGCGCGCGAGGAGGCGGCACGGCTGCTCACCCGGTACGACTTCGTCGCCCTGCCCGTGGTGGACGACCAGAACCGGCTCCTGGGCATCATCACCGTCGACGACATCATCGACGTGATCCACCGCGAGGCGACGGAGGACATCCAGCGCCTGGGCGGCAGCGTGCCCCTGGCGGAGTCGTACTTCAAGACGCCGGTGCCGGTGCTCTTCCGCAAGCGCGTGGGCTGGCTGCTGACGCTGTTCGTGGCCGGCGCCTACACCAGCACGGTGCTCCGTCACTTCGAGGACCTGCTGTCCCGGGTGGTGGGCCTGACCTTCTTCATCCCGCTGCTGATCGGCACGGGGGGCAACACGGGCAGCCAGACCGTCTCGACCCTGGTCCGCGCCCTGGCGGTGGGCGAGGTCGCCTTCCGCGATCTCGGGCGCGTGCTCGCTCGCGAGGTGGCGACGGGCGCCCTGCTGGGGGCCGCCATGGCCGTGGCCGCCTACATCCGCGCCCTCACCCTGGGGGTCGGCCCCCAGCTGGGCCCGGTGGTGGCGGTCACGGCCCTGTTCATCGTCGTCTGGGCGTCCATGGTCGCGGCCATCCTGCCCCTGCTCCTGCACCGCTTGCGGGTCGACCCGGCGGTGGTGTCCGGTCCCTTCATCAGCACCCTGGTGGACGGCACGGGCCTGTTCCTGTACTTCACCGTGGCGCGGGTGATGTTGCACCTGCCCTGA
- a CDS encoding D-glycerate dehydrogenase, which produces MTGDRPRVFVTRQVPEGALAPLEGWAEVEVWPEFLPPPREELARRLAAVDGVITMVTDRIDDRLLAAAPRLRVVSNCAVGYDNVDVAAARRRGIVVTHTPGVLTAATADLTLALILACARRLTQAEADLRAGRWTTWHPLQWLGLELDGATLGIVGLGRIGRAVARRARAFGMRIVYFSRRRDPAAEAELGAAFRELDQLLAEADVVSLHVPLTAQTRHLLDRHRLARMKRGAILINTARGDVVDEQALVEALHSGHLGAAGLDVYSREPIPPDHPLLQAPNVVALPHIGSATERTRWRMARLAAENCAAVLQGRRPPHPVPEMR; this is translated from the coding sequence GTGACCGGTGATCGTCCGCGCGTGTTCGTCACCCGCCAGGTTCCGGAGGGTGCGCTGGCGCCGCTGGAGGGATGGGCGGAGGTCGAGGTCTGGCCGGAGTTCCTCCCCCCGCCGCGGGAGGAACTGGCCCGCCGCCTGGCCGCGGTGGACGGGGTGATCACCATGGTCACCGACCGCATCGACGATCGGCTGCTGGCGGCGGCGCCGCGGCTCCGGGTGGTGAGCAACTGCGCCGTCGGCTACGACAACGTGGACGTGGCCGCCGCCCGGCGTCGCGGCATCGTGGTTACCCACACGCCCGGCGTCCTCACCGCGGCGACGGCCGACCTGACCTTGGCCCTGATCCTGGCCTGCGCCCGCCGTCTGACCCAGGCCGAGGCGGACCTGCGGGCCGGCCGCTGGACCACGTGGCACCCGCTGCAGTGGCTGGGCCTCGAGCTGGACGGCGCCACCCTGGGCATCGTCGGCCTGGGCCGCATCGGCCGGGCCGTGGCCCGCCGGGCCCGGGCCTTCGGCATGCGGATCGTCTACTTCAGCCGGCGGCGGGATCCCGCGGCCGAGGCGGAGCTGGGCGCGGCCTTCCGGGAGCTGGACCAGCTGCTGGCCGAGGCGGACGTGGTCAGCCTGCACGTCCCCCTGACCGCCCAGACCCGGCACCTGCTGGACCGCCATCGCCTGGCGCGCATGAAGCGCGGCGCCATCCTGATCAACACGGCCCGCGGCGACGTGGTGGACGAACAGGCCCTGGTGGAGGCGCTGCACAGCGGGCACCTGGGGGCGGCCGGACTGGACGTGTACAGCCGGGAGCCGATCCCTCCCGACCACCCCCTTCTCCAGGCGCCCAACGTCGTCGCCCTGCCCCACATCGGGAGTGCCACGGAACGGACGCGGTGGCGCATGGCGCGCCTGGCGGCGGAGAACTGCGCCGCGGTGCTCCAGGGGCGCCGCCCGCCCCACCCGGTGCCGGAGATGCGATGA
- the rapZ gene encoding RNase adapter RapZ, translating into MERTEGVIPSGASCGASQPGGPADAVQAGGPADAAQQGGPADALHPGGSADGDGRPAGDRDLELVVVTGLSGAGKTQAIHALEDLGFFCVDNLPPALLAPFAALCRQADSPVRRVAVVMDVRGGDWFDQAVEALQELDRAGVFYRIVFLEASDETLVKRFKETRRRHPLAPQGRLLEGIRAERQRLGALRGRAHVILDTSELSPKQLRERIAQLWSGPETPRLIAHLVSFGFRYGLPADADLVFDVRFLPNPHYVPDLQPLTGLDDRVREYVLRWPSARRLLQQLQELLDFLLPQYINEGKTQLTVAVGCTGGQHRSVVITEALAAHLRNQGHRVLVEHRDVERSLADRGRGKRG; encoded by the coding sequence ATGGAGCGGACGGAAGGCGTGATCCCGTCCGGGGCATCCTGCGGCGCGAGCCAGCCGGGCGGCCCGGCCGACGCGGTCCAGGCGGGCGGCCCGGCCGACGCGGCCCAGCAGGGTGGCCCGGCCGACGCCCTCCACCCGGGCGGTTCAGCGGACGGCGATGGGCGGCCCGCCGGGGATCGGGACCTGGAGCTGGTGGTGGTGACGGGCCTCTCCGGAGCGGGCAAGACCCAGGCGATCCATGCCCTCGAAGACCTGGGCTTCTTCTGCGTCGACAACCTGCCGCCCGCGCTGCTGGCCCCCTTCGCGGCGCTGTGCCGCCAGGCGGACAGCCCCGTGCGCCGCGTGGCCGTGGTCATGGACGTGCGCGGCGGCGACTGGTTCGACCAGGCGGTGGAGGCGCTGCAGGAGCTGGACCGCGCGGGCGTGTTCTACCGCATCGTCTTCCTGGAGGCGTCGGACGAGACGCTGGTCAAGCGGTTCAAGGAGACGCGCCGGCGCCACCCCCTGGCCCCGCAGGGCCGGCTCCTTGAGGGCATCCGCGCCGAGCGCCAGCGCCTCGGGGCCCTGCGCGGCCGCGCCCACGTGATCCTGGACACCAGCGAGCTCTCCCCCAAGCAGCTGCGGGAGCGCATCGCCCAGCTGTGGAGCGGGCCCGAGACGCCGCGCCTGATCGCCCACCTGGTGAGCTTCGGGTTCCGGTACGGGCTGCCGGCCGATGCCGACCTGGTCTTCGACGTGCGGTTCCTGCCCAATCCCCACTACGTGCCGGACCTGCAGCCGCTGACCGGGCTCGACGACCGGGTGCGGGAGTACGTCCTGCGCTGGCCCAGCGCCCGGCGCCTGCTGCAGCAATTGCAGGAGCTTCTGGACTTCCTGCTGCCCCAGTACATCAACGAGGGGAAGACCCAGCTGACCGTGGCGGTGGGCTGCACCGGCGGCCAGCACCGGTCGGTGGTGATCACCGAGGCCCTGGCGGCGCACCTGCGCAACCAGGGCCACCGGGTGCTGGTGGAGCACCGCGACGTCGAGCGCTCCCTGGCGGACCGGGGACGCGGGAAACGAGGATGA
- the yvcK gene encoding YvcK family protein: MKLAYWLLPGLRIKRWLLVFAAGLYLVALGGAMAAGADLWAAAEGWLRRQLVAATGRFVPEPWPGLAVMTVGGGLALAAIYRLLRVVAELLTPPGGANGGATDRLVLRRRLERGPRVVAIGGGTGLSVLLRGLKEYTGNVTAIVTVTDDGGSSGRLRGELGILPPGDIRNCLVALADAEPLMARLFQHRFTQGTLAGHSLGNLFIGALAELLGDFEQAVYESSKVLAVRGRVLPSTLTPVTLVARMADGRVVRGETAIASDPAAIDRIWLDPPGVEPPPAAVEAIEAADLIVLGPGSLYTSILPNLLIPGIRDAVRRSRAVKVLVVNAMTQPGETTGFTAADHARALIEAVGPGLFHHVLVNVQQPAPALLQRYREQGQEPVRLDRERLRQLGLQVHTAQLLAADDLIRHDPQRLARALLRVLLAARPRVNPRRRLDFFLLSERLWREETASDEPAQAARDVAPGG; the protein is encoded by the coding sequence ATGAAGCTGGCGTACTGGCTCCTGCCGGGCCTGCGCATCAAGCGATGGCTACTGGTCTTCGCCGCCGGGCTGTACCTGGTCGCCCTTGGGGGCGCCATGGCCGCGGGGGCCGACCTCTGGGCGGCGGCCGAGGGGTGGTTGCGCCGCCAGCTGGTGGCGGCGACGGGCCGGTTCGTCCCCGAGCCGTGGCCGGGGTTGGCGGTCATGACGGTGGGGGGCGGGCTGGCGCTGGCGGCCATCTATCGACTGCTGCGGGTGGTGGCGGAGCTGCTGACCCCGCCGGGCGGTGCCAACGGCGGCGCGACGGACCGGCTGGTCCTGCGGCGGCGCCTGGAGCGCGGCCCGCGGGTGGTGGCCATCGGCGGGGGCACGGGCCTGTCGGTGTTGCTGCGCGGGCTCAAGGAGTACACCGGCAACGTGACCGCCATCGTCACCGTGACCGATGACGGCGGCAGCTCCGGCCGGCTGCGGGGCGAGCTGGGCATCCTGCCCCCCGGGGACATCCGCAACTGCCTGGTCGCCCTGGCCGACGCCGAGCCGCTGATGGCCCGGCTCTTCCAGCACCGCTTCACCCAGGGGACCCTGGCCGGCCACAGCCTGGGCAACCTGTTCATCGGGGCCCTGGCGGAGCTGCTGGGCGACTTCGAGCAGGCGGTCTACGAGTCCAGCAAGGTGCTGGCGGTGCGGGGGCGGGTGCTGCCGTCGACCTTGACGCCGGTCACCCTGGTGGCCCGCATGGCCGACGGGCGGGTGGTGCGCGGCGAGACCGCCATCGCCAGCGACCCGGCGGCCATCGACCGGATCTGGCTGGACCCGCCCGGCGTGGAGCCGCCGCCGGCGGCCGTCGAGGCCATCGAGGCGGCGGACCTGATCGTCCTCGGGCCGGGCAGCCTGTACACCAGCATCCTGCCCAACCTGCTGATCCCGGGCATCCGCGACGCGGTGCGCCGGTCGCGGGCGGTCAAGGTGCTGGTGGTCAACGCCATGACCCAGCCGGGGGAGACCACGGGCTTCACCGCCGCCGACCATGCGCGGGCGCTGATCGAGGCCGTCGGGCCGGGGCTGTTCCACCACGTGCTGGTCAACGTCCAGCAGCCCGCTCCGGCCCTGCTGCAGCGCTACCGCGAGCAGGGCCAGGAGCCCGTCCGCCTGGACCGGGAGCGGCTGCGCCAGCTGGGGCTGCAGGTGCACACGGCCCAGCTCCTGGCGGCGGACGACCTGATCCGCCACGATCCCCAGCGCCTGGCCCGCGCGCTCCTGCGGGTGCTGCTGGCCGCCCGGCCCAGGGTCAATCCCCGCCGGCGGCTGGACTTCTTCCTGCTGAGCGAGCGCCTCTGGCGCGAGGAGACGGCGTCGGACGAACCGGCCCAGGCGGCGCGCGACGTGGCACCGGGGGGATGA
- the whiA gene encoding DNA-binding protein WhiA codes for MDRAAPARGAAGRAASARWGERPGLAAGAGGSPLIRDTFSGRVKDELARRWPADQGALGWELTGLCLGCGSPLPGGGWRWRTESAATARLLVRLVRARYGVAPRLVVDRRGRLGRGNVYELWLDVLPTAEGADDRAAEAAPSGGRGGRAARRGQGAAGAAGGVVLPGLPDPGAGQRPRRRQDREAFLRGLFLGAGSLTGPGHGYHAEVVVPAAVASRVAAELRRWGLRPGRARRRGRVGLYLKEAEQIAELLGRLGAHQAVLALENHRVVKGVRNRVNRLVNAETANLRKAVDAGLRQVEAIRRLVDAVGWEGLPASLRPVARARLEHPAASLRDLGQMLEPPLSKSAVGHRIRRLQALAARYAER; via the coding sequence ATGGACCGGGCCGCGCCCGCTCGGGGGGCGGCGGGGCGGGCGGCGTCCGCGCGCTGGGGGGAGCGGCCGGGGCTGGCCGCGGGGGCTGGGGGGTCGCCGTTGATCCGGGACACCTTCTCCGGTCGGGTCAAGGACGAGCTGGCGCGACGGTGGCCCGCCGACCAGGGGGCGCTGGGGTGGGAGCTGACGGGCCTCTGCCTGGGGTGCGGCAGCCCGCTGCCCGGCGGCGGCTGGCGGTGGCGGACGGAGAGCGCGGCCACCGCGCGGCTCCTGGTGCGGCTGGTCCGGGCGCGGTACGGCGTGGCGCCGCGGCTCGTGGTGGATCGGCGCGGGCGCCTGGGCCGGGGGAACGTGTACGAGCTGTGGCTCGACGTCCTCCCGACCGCGGAGGGAGCCGATGACCGCGCGGCGGAGGCGGCGCCGTCCGGGGGCCGTGGCGGCCGGGCAGCCCGCCGCGGCCAGGGGGCGGCAGGAGCCGCGGGCGGCGTGGTGCTGCCCGGACTGCCCGATCCCGGCGCCGGCCAGCGCCCCCGGCGGCGTCAGGATCGCGAGGCCTTCCTGCGGGGCCTGTTCCTCGGGGCGGGCAGCCTGACGGGTCCGGGACACGGCTACCACGCGGAGGTGGTCGTCCCTGCGGCGGTCGCGTCCCGGGTGGCCGCCGAGCTGCGGCGGTGGGGCCTGCGCCCCGGCCGGGCCCGCCGGCGCGGGCGCGTCGGGCTCTATCTCAAGGAGGCGGAGCAGATCGCGGAGCTGTTGGGACGGCTCGGTGCCCATCAGGCGGTGCTCGCCCTGGAGAACCACCGCGTGGTCAAGGGCGTGCGCAACCGGGTGAACCGCCTGGTCAACGCGGAGACCGCCAATCTGCGCAAGGCGGTGGACGCCGGCCTCCGCCAGGTGGAGGCGATCCGGCGGCTCGTCGACGCCGTGGGGTGGGAGGGCCTCCCGGCCTCCTTGCGGCCGGTGGCGCGGGCCCGGCTCGAGCACCCGGCGGCCAGCCTGCGCGACCTCGGCCAGATGCTGGAGCCGCCCCTCAGCAAGTCCGCCGTGGGCCACCGGATCCGGCGCCTGCAGGCGCTGGCGGCCCGGTACGCGGAGCGGTAA
- a CDS encoding polyprenyl synthetase family protein, with protein MAGEGQTSVTVSTGAVFEPIRDELAGVEAAIRRALDGPDPHIVELATYLQRGGGKRLRPALLLLAARNFHYDRERLLPVAAAVELIHMATLVHDDIVDGATERRGLPTVNVRWGTGTAVLTGDFLFARAFSLLAADGDNRVVRVMAEAVYEMSTGEIEQQAQLFDPTSGEEGYYRRIYKKTAHFISHCCLMGALMGGATDRQVEALRRYGYGIGMGFQVIDDILDLTGNPEQLGKPRGTDLRSGVLTLPVLFALDRDPQPWLLERLAARRVDDATVERVREWVEATGGIAYARRRAAEFVHGALEALDELAGAPMEPYLRALGRFVLERSS; from the coding sequence ATGGCTGGCGAAGGACAGACGTCGGTGACCGTCTCGACGGGGGCGGTCTTCGAACCCATCCGCGACGAGCTGGCCGGGGTCGAGGCGGCGATCCGGCGAGCCCTGGACGGTCCTGATCCCCACATCGTCGAGCTGGCCACCTACCTGCAACGCGGCGGCGGCAAGCGGCTGCGGCCCGCCCTCTTGCTCCTGGCGGCGCGCAACTTCCACTACGACCGGGAGCGGCTGCTCCCCGTGGCGGCGGCCGTGGAGCTCATCCACATGGCGACCCTGGTCCACGACGACATCGTCGACGGGGCCACCGAGCGCCGGGGCTTGCCGACGGTCAACGTGCGCTGGGGCACGGGGACCGCGGTGCTGACGGGCGACTTCCTGTTCGCGCGCGCCTTCTCCCTGCTCGCCGCCGACGGCGACAACCGCGTGGTCCGGGTGATGGCCGAGGCGGTCTACGAGATGTCCACCGGGGAGATCGAGCAGCAGGCGCAGCTGTTCGACCCCACCAGCGGGGAAGAGGGCTACTACCGCCGGATCTACAAGAAGACGGCCCACTTCATCAGCCACTGCTGCCTGATGGGCGCGCTGATGGGCGGTGCCACCGACCGCCAGGTGGAGGCCCTGCGGCGCTACGGCTACGGGATCGGCATGGGGTTCCAGGTGATCGACGACATCCTGGACCTGACGGGCAACCCCGAGCAGCTGGGCAAGCCGCGGGGAACCGACCTGCGCAGCGGCGTGTTGACGCTGCCCGTGCTCTTCGCCCTGGATCGGGACCCGCAGCCCTGGCTGCTGGAACGGCTGGCCGCCCGCCGGGTGGATGACGCCACGGTGGAGCGGGTGCGGGAGTGGGTGGAGGCGACCGGGGGCATCGCCTACGCCCGCCGGCGGGCCGCGGAGTTCGTCCACGGCGCGCTGGAGGCCCTGGACGAACTGGCCGGCGCCCCCATGGAGCCCTACCTGCGGGCCCTGGGCCGCTTCGTGTTGGAGCGCAGCAGCTGA
- a CDS encoding redox-sensing transcriptional repressor Rex: MAARVPDPGDPQRTGGSPGPGGEPGPYGEPDGAPGSAVPSEANDDSRVAAAPAPARVPDVAIRRLPVYLRALEELRAEDHEIVSSADLAARTGYSSEQIRKDLAYFGAFGTRGVGYRCDVLVDRLRHILGLDREVPIALVGAGHLGTALVRYNRTRHRDVRIVAVFDSDPGRIGQEIEGLVIQPAEAMEAVIREAGIKLAVIAVPAAAAQEVARRLVEAGVTAILNFAPVSLQVPPGVVVQNVDLTLELQSLAYYIRPEPATG; encoded by the coding sequence ATGGCGGCGAGGGTGCCGGATCCAGGGGACCCGCAGCGGACCGGCGGGTCGCCCGGGCCCGGCGGCGAGCCGGGGCCCTACGGCGAGCCGGATGGGGCGCCGGGCTCCGCGGTCCCCTCCGAAGCGAACGACGACAGCCGGGTGGCCGCGGCACCGGCGCCGGCACGGGTGCCCGACGTCGCCATCCGCCGGTTACCCGTCTATCTCCGGGCCCTGGAAGAGCTGCGCGCCGAGGATCACGAGATCGTCTCCTCCGCCGACCTGGCCGCCCGCACGGGATACTCGTCCGAGCAGATCCGCAAGGATCTGGCCTACTTCGGCGCCTTCGGCACCCGGGGCGTCGGCTACCGCTGCGACGTCCTGGTGGACCGGTTGCGGCACATCCTGGGCCTGGACCGCGAGGTGCCCATCGCCCTGGTGGGGGCGGGCCACCTGGGCACGGCCCTGGTCCGCTACAACCGCACGCGGCACCGGGACGTGCGCATCGTCGCCGTCTTCGACAGCGATCCGGGTCGCATCGGCCAGGAGATCGAAGGGCTGGTGATCCAGCCCGCCGAGGCCATGGAGGCGGTGATCCGCGAGGCCGGGATCAAGCTGGCCGTCATCGCGGTGCCCGCCGCGGCGGCGCAGGAGGTGGCGCGCCGGCTGGTGGAGGCGGGGGTGACCGCGATCCTCAACTTCGCCCCGGTCAGCCTCCAGGTGCCGCCCGGCGTGGTGGTGCAGAACGTGGACCTGACGCTGGAGCTGCAGAGCCTGGCGTACTACATCCGGCCGGAGCCGGCCACCGGCTGA
- the cdaA gene encoding diadenylate cyclase CdaA has translation MPLPAFLFTMTWVDWLISLVDIALVAYLFYRFFLLIRGTRAVPILSGILVLVVFTSVSGWLRLDTIHWLLRQAQLALIVALPIVFQPELRRALEQLGRGRFFARPLFALPQQDVARMIEEVVRAVEQLSRNKVGAIIVIERETGLNEIIETGIIIDGIVSAPFLVNVFIPNTPLHDGAVIIRGNRVMAAGAFLPLTEEAGPGPELGSRHRAALGISEHSDAVAVVVSEETGRVSLAHGGKLIRNLDDATLKELLTSLLAADEAPALLPWMRGSS, from the coding sequence GTGCCGCTGCCCGCGTTCCTCTTCACCATGACCTGGGTCGACTGGCTGATCTCCCTGGTGGACATCGCCCTCGTCGCGTACCTGTTCTACCGGTTCTTCCTTTTGATCCGCGGCACGCGGGCCGTTCCCATCCTCAGCGGCATCCTGGTGCTGGTGGTCTTCACCAGCGTGAGCGGCTGGCTGCGGCTGGACACCATCCACTGGCTGTTGCGCCAGGCCCAGCTGGCGCTGATCGTGGCGCTGCCCATCGTGTTCCAGCCGGAGCTCCGCCGGGCCCTGGAACAGCTGGGTCGCGGCCGCTTCTTCGCCCGCCCGCTCTTCGCCCTGCCCCAGCAGGACGTGGCCCGCATGATCGAGGAGGTCGTCCGGGCCGTCGAGCAGCTGTCGCGCAACAAGGTCGGGGCGATCATCGTCATCGAGCGGGAGACGGGGCTCAACGAGATCATCGAGACGGGGATCATCATCGACGGCATCGTCTCGGCCCCCTTCCTGGTCAACGTGTTCATCCCCAACACGCCCCTGCACGACGGGGCCGTCATCATCCGCGGCAATCGCGTCATGGCCGCCGGCGCCTTCCTCCCCCTCACCGAGGAGGCCGGGCCCGGTCCGGAACTGGGGAGCCGGCATCGGGCGGCGCTGGGGATCAGCGAGCACTCCGATGCCGTCGCCGTGGTGGTGTCCGAGGAGACGGGACGGGTCTCGCTGGCCCACGGCGGCAAGCTCATCCGCAACCTGGACGACGCCACCCTCAAGGAGCTCTTGACGTCGCTGCTGGCGGCCGACGAGGCCCCGGCGCTGCTGCCGTGGATGCGGGGGTCGTCCTGA
- a CDS encoding YbbR-like domain-containing protein, protein MERLFESETRLKILSVVLAVILWFGVMSSQNPEQARTVYDVEVIPEGLDPGLAVLSLEPHVVDVTFSGPPEFLEDLGPRDARVTVDLGGLGPGEATRPVTVIPSRGRLRVVRVSPQQVTVRIEPRMEKTVPVELQLNGEPAPDYVIDNPALSVDQVTVAGARSLVRRVARVVATVPVSGIQSTIAHSVTLVPVDAAGQPIEPAYPQALVLEPLTVQVTVPVVYMPRKTVPVQARLEGEPAPGYEIGNITIEPAELAVRARDRRVLEGLEFLQTEAIDIGGLSRTVTREVALAPPEGVVLDDGPRTVRVTIEIRPVRDVGGAAGGPDGGDGAMEGAGEGGGAG, encoded by the coding sequence ATGGAGCGGCTGTTCGAGAGCGAGACGCGGTTGAAGATCCTGTCGGTGGTCCTGGCGGTGATCCTCTGGTTCGGGGTGATGAGCAGCCAGAACCCGGAGCAGGCCCGTACGGTGTACGACGTGGAGGTGATCCCCGAGGGGTTGGACCCGGGGCTGGCGGTCCTCTCCCTGGAGCCCCACGTGGTCGACGTCACCTTCAGCGGCCCGCCGGAGTTCCTCGAGGATCTCGGCCCCCGGGATGCGCGGGTGACGGTGGACCTCGGCGGCCTCGGCCCGGGCGAGGCGACGCGCCCGGTGACCGTGATCCCGTCGCGGGGGCGCCTGCGGGTGGTGCGGGTGAGCCCCCAGCAGGTCACGGTGCGCATCGAGCCGCGCATGGAGAAGACGGTGCCCGTCGAGCTCCAGCTGAACGGCGAGCCCGCGCCGGACTATGTGATCGACAACCCGGCGCTTTCCGTCGACCAGGTGACGGTCGCCGGCGCCCGGAGCCTGGTCCGCCGGGTGGCGCGGGTGGTGGCGACGGTGCCGGTGAGCGGCATCCAGAGCACCATCGCCCACTCCGTCACCCTGGTGCCGGTCGATGCCGCCGGCCAGCCCATCGAGCCCGCCTACCCCCAGGCCCTGGTGCTGGAGCCGCTCACGGTGCAGGTGACGGTGCCGGTGGTGTACATGCCGCGCAAGACGGTGCCGGTCCAGGCGCGGCTGGAGGGGGAGCCCGCCCCGGGGTACGAGATCGGCAACATCACCATCGAACCCGCGGAGCTGGCGGTGCGGGCTCGCGACCGGCGGGTCCTGGAGGGGCTGGAGTTCCTGCAGACCGAGGCCATCGACATCGGCGGCCTGAGCCGCACCGTGACCCGGGAGGTGGCCCTGGCACCGCCCGAGGGGGTGGTGCTGGACGACGGGCCGAGAACGGTGCGGGTGACCATCGAGATCCGGCCCGTGCGGGACGTCGGCGGCGCGGCCGGCGGGCCCGACGGCGGGGACGGTGCGATGGAGGGCGCGGGCGAAGGTGGCGGGGCCGGCTAG